The Bacteroidales bacterium region TATTATTGGAAGGCGGAACATTACCCGAACGGACGCTTTACTGGAAAATAGGAGATGAATGGGCAGTACGTCAAGGCCCATGGAAACTTGTAAAAGATGGTGATAAAAAAGCCTTGTTTAATTTAGATAAAGATATAGGAGAAACAAGGGATGTTTCTTCTGACCATTCTGATTTAATAAAAGAACTTACTCAGGATTATCGGGAATGGGAAAAAGAGGTATCATCTTATGCTGAGAGATGGCCTGATTAGCTCAAGTAATTGTAATAATATAATGACATTTTCAAAATGATGTTAACAAATTAAGCGGAGGTTATTATGAAGAACAGAAATGTAATATTATTGGTGAGTATCCTATTTTTATTGATTGGATGTAAAAATAAAGAAGATACTACCGATGACATAAATCATGTAAAGGTATATTATGAGGACGGCCGGTTTGCCGGTTGGCCTGCCAATCATGGTATTTGGATCTGGGAAGATGAGGTATTGGTTGGGTTTGTCGAAGCTCGCTATTATGATGATGGAGGTTTTCATACTTATGATCAAAGTACAGCACGGGATAAATACGCCCGGAGTAAGGATGGAGGTCTTAATTGGAGTATAGAAGATGCTTACGAACATGGTCAAACCGGATGGAGGTATAATAATCGGTGGGATAAAAATAAAACAGAGACTCCAAAAGAGCTTAAAGAACCAATTAATTTCACCCACCCCGATTTGGCATTAACCTTTCTGCGACAAACCAATGACACCGGCCCCTCTCATTTTTATTACTCCTATGATCGCGGCAAGACATGGAATGGGCCCTATGAGTTACCGAATTTAGGCACAGAAGGTATTGCCACCAGAACCGACTACATCATCGACGGCCAGAACGAGTTGATGGCTTTCTTTACCGTGGCGAAAAATAATGGTAAAGAAGGAAGGATCCTTTGTGCCCGTACCAGGGATGGAGGTAGGAGCTGGGAGCGTGTTGCATGGGTTGGTCCTGAACCGGACGGTTTCGAAATTATGCCCTCCTCCGTAAGACTCTCCGATTCAAAGATTCTTACAGTGATACGCAAGAGAACAGGGAATGGACAGGATAAGCTGATCAGTTATATGACCGATGATAATGGGAAATCCTGGAAACAATCGAATGATCCTGTTTCAAATACAGGGAATGGTGGCTCGCCACCGGCCCTGGTGAAATTGGAGAGCGGCACATTGGCGCTGGCCTATATTGTTCGGAAAAATGATGGAGATGGATCCCGCGTGTGTGTCAAATTCAGCTCGGATGAAGGACAAACATGGGGCGATGAGATTGTGCTCCGCCAGGATGGCGCTACTTCAGATGCAGGTTATCCTCGTATGGTGCAACGTCCTGATGGTAAATTGGTTCTGGTTTATTACTGGAATAATGCCCTTCAGGATGATGCTCCTCCTTACCGGTTTATCGCCGCAACTATATTTGATCCTAAAAAAGTTGAATAAAATATATTATGCATTTTCGGGATAATGACAATTTAATTTTTAAAACAGATTATCATGACTGCACTTAAAGGAATTGTGCCTCCAATGATTACACCCCTGATTAATGAGAGTAAACTGGATTACAGGGGTTTGGAGAAATTAATAGAACATCTGATTTCGGGTGGTGTTCATGGAGTGTTCATTCTTGGTACCACGGGGGAAGCCCCAAGTTTAAGCCATGCTTTGCGGGTGGATCTGATTAAATATGTATGTGATCAGGTAAATGGCCGAATACCTGTTTTGGTGGGGATTACTGATGTTTCTTTAAAGGAAGCGGTTCATATATCTGATAAATCTAAAGAATTTGGCGCTCAGGCTGTGGTGTTGGCGCCACCTTTCTATTATCAGATCGATCAGAACGAGTTGTATCATTTTACTGAACAGTTGATTGGTGAAATTTCGCTGCCGGTTTATTTATATAACAATCCTGGTTTAACCAAGGTTTCCTTTGAGATTGAGACGATAAGAAAGCTGCTCTCAAACCCTGAAGTCATCGGATTAAAGGACAGCTCCGCTGATATGGTGTATTATCATCGTCTTCTGAAAGTTGCACACGATTCAGAGGTACCTTTATTGATTGGTCCGGAGGAATTGCTTATGGAATCATTGTTAATAGGAGGGAATGGTGGAATTTCAGGAGGCGCAAATATGTTTCCCCAATTATATGTAAGCATCTATGATTCAGTTAATTCTGGTGATTTGAATAAGGCCCGCGAGTTACAGAGGCAGGTCATGGAATTAAGTGGGATAGTGTATAGTGGAAATGGATCAAGTAGTGTCATTAATGGGATAAAATGTGTGCTTAAACATATGCAAATATGCCCTAATGACTATATTGTGAAACCTTTGAATAAAGCCAGTAAAGATAAGTCAGAAAGAATAAATCAGTATTTAACCAATCAAAAATTATATGTTTGATAAATCAAGGAAAGGGCAGAATAGGTAGGTTGTGTTTTTGATCCTTGTTTAAATGGAACAACCAGAAAAAATCCCAAAAATGAGAAAAGCATGTCATCCATTATTTATTGAAAACCTTAAAATGTAATTATATGAACAGCATCGATTTGATCATCTTTTTCATTTATTTAATTGGCATTACCATATTTGGCGGTTCATTCTACCGCAAAAGCAAAACATCGTCGGGTTTTACCTTGGGCAACAGGAGCATTCCCTCATGGGCCATAGCCATGTCTATTTTTGCCACTTTTGTGAGCAGCATCAGCTACCTGGCTTTGCCGGGCAATGCCTACCTTTCCAACTGGAACGCCTTTGTTTTCAGCTTGTCATTACCAATAGCCGCTATTGTGGCGGTTAAGGTTTTTGTGCCATTATACCGTAAGGTTAACAGCCCGTCTGCTTATACCTACCTTGAACAGCGTTTCGGTCCCTGGGCCAGGGTGTATGCCTCTACGATGTATTTGCTGACCCAGATCATGCGCATCGGCACCATCTTGTATCTGCTGGCCCTGACCATCCATTCGATTTTTGGTTGGGACATTGCCATTGTTATTATCATTACCGGAATAGCGATCCTGATTTATTCGATGCTGGGCGGTATTCAGGCAGTGGTATGGACGGATGCCATCCAGGGAATTGTTTTGATCACTGGAGCCTTGGTATGTGCAGTCTACATATTGTTCAACATGCCGGAAGGTCCGGGCCAGATGTTTCAGATTGCTTCGGAACAAAACAAATTCAGCCTGGGAAGCTTCGGACTGGATCTGTCAAAATCTACATTTTGGGTAGTGATGATATACGGCATCTTCATTAATCTGCAGAATTATGGGATCGATCAGAATTATGTTCAGCGATATGTTGCTTCCCGTACAGACCGGGAAGCCAAACGGTCGGCTTTCAGCGGTGGTATGCTTTATATTCCGGTTTCCCTGATGTTTTTGTTTATCGGAACCGCCCTGTTTGCTTTTTATTCATCAGGGGCTGCTGAGTTACCTGCCAGGTTGCAGG contains the following coding sequences:
- a CDS encoding sodium:solute symporter; this translates as MNSIDLIIFFIYLIGITIFGGSFYRKSKTSSGFTLGNRSIPSWAIAMSIFATFVSSISYLALPGNAYLSNWNAFVFSLSLPIAAIVAVKVFVPLYRKVNSPSAYTYLEQRFGPWARVYASTMYLLTQIMRIGTILYLLALTIHSIFGWDIAIVIIITGIAILIYSMLGGIQAVVWTDAIQGIVLITGALVCAVYILFNMPEGPGQMFQIASEQNKFSLGSFGLDLSKSTFWVVMIYGIFINLQNYGIDQNYVQRYVASRTDREAKRSAFSGGMLYIPVSLMFLFIGTALFAFYSSGAAELPARLQDATQGDAVFPYFIVNELPVGITGLLIASIFAAGMSTISTSYNSSATVFLTDYYQKYFKKTASDKESMRVLYISSVIISTVGILVAILMINVESALDAWWKLSSIFSGGMLGLFLLGVFFRKKNVIGAIIGVIAGLSVIIWLSLSNLFLGPEALGNQFHTYLTIVLGTTTIFLVGFLVSLFHKGNGEK
- a CDS encoding exo-alpha-sialidase encodes the protein MKNRNVILLVSILFLLIGCKNKEDTTDDINHVKVYYEDGRFAGWPANHGIWIWEDEVLVGFVEARYYDDGGFHTYDQSTARDKYARSKDGGLNWSIEDAYEHGQTGWRYNNRWDKNKTETPKELKEPINFTHPDLALTFLRQTNDTGPSHFYYSYDRGKTWNGPYELPNLGTEGIATRTDYIIDGQNELMAFFTVAKNNGKEGRILCARTRDGGRSWERVAWVGPEPDGFEIMPSSVRLSDSKILTVIRKRTGNGQDKLISYMTDDNGKSWKQSNDPVSNTGNGGSPPALVKLESGTLALAYIVRKNDGDGSRVCVKFSSDEGQTWGDEIVLRQDGATSDAGYPRMVQRPDGKLVLVYYWNNALQDDAPPYRFIAATIFDPKKVE
- a CDS encoding dihydrodipicolinate synthase family protein, with amino-acid sequence MTALKGIVPPMITPLINESKLDYRGLEKLIEHLISGGVHGVFILGTTGEAPSLSHALRVDLIKYVCDQVNGRIPVLVGITDVSLKEAVHISDKSKEFGAQAVVLAPPFYYQIDQNELYHFTEQLIGEISLPVYLYNNPGLTKVSFEIETIRKLLSNPEVIGLKDSSADMVYYHRLLKVAHDSEVPLLIGPEELLMESLLIGGNGGISGGANMFPQLYVSIYDSVNSGDLNKARELQRQVMELSGIVYSGNGSSSVINGIKCVLKHMQICPNDYIVKPLNKASKDKSERINQYLTNQKLYV